One window of the Planctomycetia bacterium genome contains the following:
- a CDS encoding HypC/HybG/HupF family hydrogenase formation chaperone, producing MCLGIPGEVTRWIDRDPLLARAEVRFGELSRVCHLACVPEAEIGDYVIVHAGIAISKVNPDEARRLFDELDQFALREELATEIPPAGDIHEIP from the coding sequence ATGTGCCTGGGAATTCCCGGCGAAGTAACGCGATGGATCGACCGCGATCCGCTACTGGCCAGGGCAGAAGTGCGGTTTGGTGAATTGTCCCGTGTCTGTCACTTGGCGTGCGTGCCCGAAGCGGAGATAGGAGATTACGTCATCGTCCATGCTGGCATAGCCATCAGCAAGGTCAACCCAGATGAGGCACGCCGCCTGTTTGATGAACTTGACCAGTTTGCATTACGCGAAGAGTTGGCAACCGAGATACCACCAGCGGGCGACATTCATGAAATACCTTGA
- a CDS encoding hydrogenase maturation protease: MRLLIGLGSHHGDDQVGWKLAEDLGRLADLPFRQAAIPAGLLHWLNGVDQLYVFDACQSGGTPGQVYRWQCGAHGQFLEGIIPGVKSLRSMNTHQLSLPDTLSLAHRLEMLPRRVVIWGIEGKSFETGQPLSSEITALLPDILRQLASELDHA; encoded by the coding sequence ATGCGTTTATTGATTGGCCTGGGCAGCCATCATGGCGATGACCAGGTAGGCTGGAAACTCGCGGAGGATCTGGGCCGATTGGCTGACCTTCCCTTTCGACAGGCGGCAATACCTGCGGGCCTGTTGCACTGGCTGAATGGTGTTGATCAGCTCTATGTATTTGATGCTTGCCAGAGTGGTGGAACACCGGGCCAGGTATATCGGTGGCAGTGTGGGGCACATGGTCAATTTCTCGAAGGAATCATTCCCGGCGTGAAGTCGCTGCGTTCGATGAATACCCATCAACTCAGCCTGCCCGACACACTGTCACTGGCTCATCGTTTGGAAATGCTGCCTCGCCGTGTTGTCATCTGGGGAATTGAGGGGAAAAGCTTTGAAACAGGCCAGCCTCTGTCTTCAGAGATAACTGCTCTGCTGCCTGACATCCTGCGTCAACTGGCCAGTGAACTCGACCATGCATGA
- the hypF gene encoding carbamoyltransferase HypF: MPHAAFPDRMARRVLLQGQVQGIGLRPAVLRWASACNIFGWVANEPSGVVMHAEGNGVNMHRFLMGLASQLPDEAVISDQITKEVYPEGHRRFDVHAGSIVSTLRARVPHDTVICGQCLQEVLCGNDSRRQNYLFNNCAQCGPRFSILHSMPFEREHTSMKRFPLCLECRNEFTASSDRRFHAQTMSCVHCGPTLSGAELHDSRTAVDAGATLIRNGGILALKGIGGYQLICDATSDLAVLTLRQRKGRVSKPLAVMVRDLKAASTLADMTGNEKALTSRAGPLVLCRAHTVNGLSNHVHPGLNEVGIMLPTTACHYLLCSAVDHPLVITSGNREGEPLAYTPSAAAEQLGNISDQMLNHDRDIVRPIDDSVVRCMANRMSVIRLGRGLAPHTLPVNITLPLVALGGHQKVAMALCNREQSILGPHIGDMDTVAGQSRFVEQYRQLCQLYHCEPGHLVHDLHPDYFTTRWAEQQATPRLAVQHHHAHMVAAMLEHGWLGKTVLGIAFDGTGYGGDGSIWGGEVLMANVTEARRLAHLRPFTLPGGEMAVKQPGRVTLSLLSQLYDHHELINVLQQRQVEEPYQPWLPLLDVPQLHVQTTSVGRLFDGIACLLLSRFEAHYEGEPAMLLEACCDRSATGSYCFPINSHELDWRPMLHEILHDMQQGQQPGTIAMRFHRSVAETIVAIIRSYPSYPVVLAGGCFQNKILVELVNELLDDNSRIGLPGMIPCNDGGLAAGQLVVAAARLNCLSL; encoded by the coding sequence ATGCCACATGCCGCATTTCCTGACCGCATGGCCAGGCGAGTGTTACTGCAGGGACAAGTGCAGGGAATTGGCCTGCGACCTGCGGTATTGCGCTGGGCATCAGCCTGCAATATCTTCGGCTGGGTAGCCAACGAACCTTCCGGCGTAGTGATGCATGCGGAGGGCAATGGGGTCAACATGCATCGCTTTCTGATGGGGCTAGCCAGCCAGTTGCCAGATGAAGCAGTAATTTCAGATCAGATTACGAAAGAAGTGTATCCAGAAGGGCATCGTCGCTTCGATGTTCATGCAGGTTCGATCGTATCTACCCTCCGGGCACGCGTACCTCACGATACTGTCATATGCGGGCAATGCCTGCAAGAAGTTCTGTGCGGGAACGATTCCCGACGACAAAACTATCTGTTCAATAATTGTGCCCAGTGTGGTCCACGTTTTTCGATTCTGCATTCGATGCCTTTCGAGCGAGAGCATACGAGCATGAAGCGGTTTCCGTTGTGCCTGGAGTGCAGGAACGAGTTTACTGCTTCATCTGATCGTCGATTCCATGCCCAAACCATGTCGTGCGTGCATTGTGGTCCGACTTTGTCTGGAGCAGAGTTACACGATTCTCGAACGGCCGTCGATGCTGGTGCAACACTCATCAGAAATGGCGGAATTCTTGCACTCAAAGGAATCGGCGGCTACCAGTTGATTTGTGATGCCACCAGCGATCTTGCCGTATTAACGCTTCGCCAGCGTAAAGGCAGAGTCAGCAAACCACTCGCGGTCATGGTCAGAGATCTGAAAGCAGCATCAACTCTGGCAGACATGACAGGAAATGAAAAGGCACTCACCAGTCGTGCTGGCCCTCTTGTTCTCTGCCGGGCTCATACTGTCAATGGATTATCAAATCATGTCCATCCCGGTTTGAATGAAGTGGGCATCATGCTGCCGACCACCGCCTGCCATTATCTGCTCTGTTCAGCGGTAGATCATCCTCTCGTTATTACCAGTGGCAACCGCGAAGGGGAACCGCTGGCTTATACTCCCTCTGCGGCGGCTGAACAGCTTGGCAACATCAGTGATCAGATGCTGAATCATGATCGTGATATTGTCCGTCCCATCGATGACAGTGTCGTACGCTGCATGGCTAATCGGATGAGTGTGATCCGCCTGGGTCGGGGGTTGGCTCCTCATACTTTGCCTGTCAACATCACACTGCCACTGGTTGCCCTGGGGGGGCATCAGAAAGTGGCGATGGCGTTATGTAATCGAGAGCAATCGATACTCGGCCCGCATATCGGGGATATGGATACCGTTGCCGGTCAATCACGATTCGTGGAACAGTATCGGCAGTTGTGCCAGCTATATCATTGTGAGCCAGGCCATCTGGTGCATGATCTGCATCCCGACTACTTTACCACCCGCTGGGCAGAACAACAGGCAACGCCGAGGCTTGCAGTACAGCATCACCACGCTCATATGGTTGCTGCCATGCTGGAACATGGCTGGCTAGGCAAGACCGTGCTGGGTATTGCATTCGATGGCACTGGCTATGGGGGGGATGGCAGTATTTGGGGCGGAGAGGTCTTGATGGCAAATGTCACTGAAGCCAGACGACTGGCTCACCTACGACCATTTACACTGCCCGGCGGTGAGATGGCGGTCAAGCAGCCAGGCCGTGTGACACTTTCCTTACTTAGCCAACTGTACGATCATCATGAACTGATCAATGTGCTACAGCAGCGCCAGGTAGAAGAGCCTTATCAGCCATGGTTGCCTTTGCTCGATGTGCCTCAGTTGCATGTGCAGACAACCAGTGTTGGCAGGCTTTTTGATGGCATTGCCTGTCTGCTGCTTTCACGGTTTGAAGCACATTATGAAGGCGAACCAGCCATGCTGCTGGAAGCCTGTTGCGATCGCTCTGCTACGGGCAGCTATTGCTTTCCAATTAACAGCCATGAACTCGACTGGCGCCCCATGCTGCACGAAATTCTCCATGATATGCAGCAAGGTCAGCAACCAGGCACGATTGCGATGCGCTTTCACCGGAGCGTTGCAGAGACGATTGTTGCGATCATTCGAAGCTATCCATCATATCCGGTAGTGCTTGCTGGCGGCTGTTTTCAGAACAAGATTCTGGTTGAACTGGTCAATGAACTGCTTGATGATAATAGCCGGATAGGTTTACCAGGGATGATTCCCTGCAATGATGGTGGTCTGGCTGCAGGGCAACTCGTGGTGGCTGCTGCACGGCTGAACTGTCTTTCACTTTGA
- the hypB gene encoding hydrogenase nickel incorporation protein HypB, with the protein MKILVDKPVLSEQQAHADGLRQTWTNQGTLVVHLVSSPGAGKTSLLEATARHWNGRFRMAVLVGDIATERDAERLLRYAPTQQLTTGGACHLNTTLVEQGWLKLPAQPYDFLFIENVGNLVCPASFDLGEHHRVVLLSVTEGDDKPGKYPKMFRTSQALVLSKCDLLPHVPFSVEAAERDAHRIQPDLTVLTLSAWKNTGIDAWCSYLETQRQRITTSHATCRIS; encoded by the coding sequence ATGAAGATTCTGGTAGACAAACCTGTTTTAAGCGAACAGCAGGCGCATGCAGACGGGCTTCGTCAGACGTGGACCAATCAGGGTACGCTGGTGGTTCATCTCGTTTCATCACCCGGTGCTGGCAAAACGAGCCTGCTGGAAGCAACGGCTCGACACTGGAACGGCCGATTCCGCATGGCAGTACTGGTTGGCGATATCGCCACGGAACGTGATGCAGAACGACTGTTGCGCTATGCCCCCACCCAGCAACTGACGACTGGAGGCGCGTGCCACTTGAACACTACACTGGTTGAACAAGGCTGGCTGAAGTTGCCTGCTCAGCCTTACGATTTTCTCTTCATCGAAAACGTTGGCAACCTGGTCTGCCCAGCGTCTTTTGATCTTGGTGAACACCATCGCGTGGTGCTACTCAGCGTTACCGAGGGGGACGACAAGCCGGGCAAATATCCGAAAATGTTTCGTACCAGTCAGGCGCTCGTTCTCAGTAAGTGCGATCTACTGCCTCATGTTCCCTTTTCGGTGGAGGCTGCAGAACGTGATGCTCATCGTATTCAACCTGACCTGACTGTACTGACATTATCTGCCTGGAAGAACACCGGTATCGATGCCTGGTGCAGCTATCTGGAAACCCAGCGACAGCGGATTACAACTTCACATGCCACATGCCGCATTTCCTGA
- a CDS encoding FAD/NAD(P)-binding protein codes for MIHSGNPWQPAPARLVRVHEEITGVSTFDFVLDGVQHPFTYAPGQFNMLYVPGVGEAAISLSGMTGPVLHHTIREAGNVTHAITQLKPGMSIGMRGPFGTAWPMDQCHGKDIIVVAGGIGLAPVRPVIHAVLQEPQRFGKLTILHGARSPAGLLYGREYDNWRNQGIQVEVIVDRADEYWNGQVGVITQLLDRLAVTDPAETVLMTCGPEVMMHFVAKAAMSKSIPEGQIWLSLERHMNCAIGHCGHCQLGGTFVCKDGPVFRYDHIRPLMAVEGL; via the coding sequence ATGATACATTCCGGCAATCCCTGGCAGCCTGCACCTGCCAGGCTGGTCAGAGTCCATGAAGAGATAACTGGTGTCAGCACATTTGATTTTGTGCTGGATGGAGTACAGCATCCCTTCACCTATGCACCCGGGCAGTTCAATATGCTGTATGTGCCCGGTGTTGGCGAGGCAGCTATTTCTCTCAGTGGGATGACCGGCCCGGTGCTGCATCATACGATTCGGGAAGCAGGCAATGTAACGCATGCCATTACACAGTTAAAGCCTGGCATGTCCATTGGTATGCGTGGACCATTCGGCACTGCCTGGCCTATGGATCAGTGCCATGGCAAAGATATTATCGTGGTTGCGGGTGGAATTGGACTGGCACCGGTGCGGCCAGTCATTCATGCCGTGCTGCAGGAACCCCAACGTTTTGGCAAGTTGACGATCTTGCATGGTGCTCGTAGCCCGGCAGGCTTGCTCTATGGCCGTGAATATGACAACTGGAGAAATCAAGGCATTCAAGTTGAAGTTATAGTTGATCGGGCTGATGAATATTGGAACGGACAAGTGGGGGTGATCACTCAATTACTGGACAGGCTGGCGGTGACAGACCCTGCGGAAACTGTCCTGATGACCTGTGGCCCGGAAGTCATGATGCATTTTGTCGCCAAGGCGGCTATGTCGAAGAGCATACCGGAAGGCCAGATCTGGCTTTCACTCGAAAGACATATGAATTGTGCCATCGGTCATTGTGGTCATTGTCAGCTTGGAGGAACTTTTGTCTGCAAGGATGGTCCTGTTTTCCGATATGATCACATCAGGCCGCTGATGGCCGTGGAGGGGCTCTGA
- a CDS encoding Ni/Fe hydrogenase subunit alpha produces MTPSRTIQVNALTRVEGEGGLHIRLKGNVIEDLQLAIYEPPRFFEAFLRGRPLNEVPDVVARICGICPIAYQMTAVHAMENALSITVPHEIRQLRRLLYCGEWIESHVLHVHLLHAPDYFGCTSGIQLAERFPQEVTRGLRLKKHGNELLEILGGRAIHPINVAVGGFYRVPRREELARLIPDFQWGLEAAVAATRWVAAFPIPEMSRPYDMVALVHPDEYPMNEGNICSTTGLNLPFDEYENVFEEEQVQHSTALHSVYKQTRACYHVGPLARVNLNFDMLSPMAQQVAAEVGFTVPCNNPFQSIIARCLEVVHAYEEALDILQNYRPFAPARQNAAYQKAEGCAATEAPRGLIYHRYQVDEQGKVTFAKIVPPTSQNQRQMEDDLREYLPRLIHLADAQVASECERLIRCYDPCISCSTHFLKLTVDRG; encoded by the coding sequence ATGACACCATCGAGAACCATTCAAGTCAATGCACTTACCCGTGTCGAAGGGGAAGGGGGGTTGCACATACGGCTCAAGGGCAATGTGATTGAAGATCTTCAACTGGCTATCTATGAACCTCCACGATTCTTTGAAGCATTTCTTCGAGGCAGGCCACTGAACGAAGTACCCGATGTGGTGGCCCGTATCTGCGGGATCTGCCCGATTGCCTACCAGATGACGGCAGTGCATGCCATGGAGAACGCGTTGTCTATCACAGTTCCACACGAAATCAGGCAACTGCGCAGGCTGTTATACTGTGGCGAATGGATCGAAAGCCATGTGTTGCACGTGCATTTGCTGCATGCACCTGACTATTTCGGCTGCACCAGCGGCATTCAACTGGCTGAACGGTTTCCGCAGGAGGTTACACGCGGGTTGCGACTGAAAAAGCATGGCAACGAGTTGTTGGAAATACTGGGTGGCAGAGCCATCCACCCGATCAATGTGGCGGTTGGCGGATTCTATCGAGTTCCACGGCGTGAAGAACTGGCCAGGCTGATTCCTGATTTCCAGTGGGGGCTGGAGGCTGCAGTGGCTGCGACACGGTGGGTCGCTGCATTTCCAATTCCAGAAATGTCGCGTCCGTATGATATGGTTGCGCTCGTGCATCCAGATGAGTATCCAATGAACGAAGGCAATATCTGTTCTACTACAGGATTAAATCTGCCTTTTGATGAATATGAAAACGTGTTTGAAGAGGAACAGGTGCAACACAGCACCGCATTGCATTCTGTATACAAACAAACCCGAGCCTGTTACCATGTCGGCCCGTTGGCACGGGTGAATCTCAACTTCGATATGCTCTCGCCAATGGCACAACAGGTTGCAGCAGAAGTGGGATTTACTGTGCCCTGCAACAACCCCTTCCAATCGATCATAGCCCGATGTCTGGAGGTGGTGCATGCTTATGAGGAGGCACTGGATATTCTCCAAAACTATCGGCCATTTGCGCCTGCTCGCCAGAATGCAGCTTATCAGAAGGCGGAAGGTTGTGCAGCCACCGAGGCGCCACGGGGCCTGATTTATCACCGTTATCAGGTAGATGAACAGGGTAAGGTCACCTTTGCTAAGATCGTTCCTCCCACTTCACAAAATCAAAGGCAGATGGAAGATGATCTTCGTGAATATCTACCTCGTCTGATACATCTTGCAGACGCTCAGGTTGCCAGCGAATGCGAACGGCTGATTCGCTGTTATGATCCGTGCATCAGTTGCTCGACGCATTTCCTCAAGCTTACGGTGGATCGTGGCTGA
- a CDS encoding efflux RND transporter periplasmic adaptor subunit: protein MSPSKLIRFLLLLAPGIFTLSTGCQKERQAPPQPPPPVVSVSQPVLQNVQMYNEYNGNLEAVESVQITARVKGFLNEILFKEGDEVQKDSLLFQIDPREYVAAVKRAEADRQKAETELKRAVKEEERVAKLRTTGAVSEEEFEQRVAAKDAAQATLRQTEAAKEASQLQLDFTEIRAPIKGQISRTQVTRGNLVGQNDNTMLTTIVSMDPLYVYFDIPERDLVEYQRALQAGQQAEVLSRKLPLDIGVATEQGFPHPGFIDFRENRVDSGTGTVRIRGRVDNPRVPPGNARLLYPGLFARVRVPFGDARSIPVIPEDALMTGQEGRYVYVLGEGNVVQKRTVTIGPAIWKSALPKKDDPLGWTLEAAQPNPEKKEAKPVSVTSVISITSGLSPEDKVVINGLTKARPGLPVTPEMQVLKPPPKAK, encoded by the coding sequence TTGAGCCCATCAAAACTGATTCGATTCCTCCTCCTGCTGGCACCGGGCATCTTCACTCTCTCCACCGGCTGCCAGAAAGAACGACAAGCACCTCCCCAGCCGCCTCCCCCTGTTGTTTCTGTTTCCCAACCCGTTCTGCAGAACGTGCAGATGTACAACGAATATAACGGCAACCTCGAAGCGGTGGAATCGGTCCAGATCACTGCTCGCGTCAAAGGGTTTCTTAACGAAATACTGTTCAAGGAAGGCGACGAAGTTCAGAAAGACAGTCTGCTCTTTCAGATTGATCCGCGAGAGTACGTTGCCGCTGTCAAGAGAGCCGAAGCAGACAGGCAGAAGGCCGAAACCGAATTGAAACGAGCAGTCAAGGAAGAAGAACGCGTGGCAAAACTTCGGACAACAGGCGCTGTCAGCGAAGAGGAGTTTGAACAGCGTGTTGCAGCCAAGGATGCTGCCCAGGCAACACTGAGACAGACCGAGGCAGCAAAGGAAGCCAGTCAACTGCAATTGGATTTCACCGAAATACGAGCACCTATTAAAGGGCAGATCAGCCGAACCCAAGTCACCCGCGGTAACCTCGTTGGACAGAATGACAACACCATGCTGACCACCATCGTCAGCATGGATCCACTCTATGTCTATTTCGACATTCCCGAACGCGATCTCGTCGAATATCAGCGGGCATTGCAGGCTGGCCAGCAGGCCGAAGTGCTGAGCAGAAAGCTGCCTCTGGATATTGGCGTCGCCACAGAACAGGGTTTCCCGCATCCTGGGTTCATCGACTTCCGTGAGAACCGCGTCGATTCAGGCACCGGCACGGTCCGCATTCGCGGTCGGGTTGACAATCCTCGCGTTCCGCCTGGCAACGCTCGTCTTCTGTATCCAGGGTTGTTTGCCCGTGTCCGCGTGCCTTTTGGAGATGCCCGATCCATCCCGGTGATTCCCGAAGATGCACTCATGACCGGCCAGGAAGGTCGTTATGTCTATGTGCTGGGCGAGGGCAATGTGGTTCAGAAGCGAACGGTCACCATCGGCCCAGCCATCTGGAAATCTGCCCTTCCGAAAAAAGATGATCCACTCGGCTGGACGCTCGAAGCTGCACAGCCGAATCCTGAAAAGAAAGAGGCGAAACCTGTCTCTGTCACATCGGTCATCTCCATCACCAGTGGTTTGTCTCCTGAAGACAAGGTAGTGATCAACGGCTTGACCAAAGCAAGACCCGGCTTACCCGTCACTCCAGAAATGCAGGTATTGAAACCGCCACCTAAGGCGAAGTAA
- a CDS encoding oxidoreductase, producing MSHLAESKLKLAVFKFASCDGCQLSLLDCEDELLTVAGLVEIAYFLEASSTIVKGPYDITLVEGSITTPHDQQRIQEIRRQSKILITIGACATSGGIQALRNWGDHQEFLKAVYARPDYISSLASSTAIADHVKVEYELRGCPINRHQLLDVIRSLLAGSKPRLPAYGVCVECKLRGTVCIAVARGVPCLGPLTQAGCGAICPAYDRGCYTCFGPAYQANARSLIQHYRSQGITGDSLIPLLRNYNAHAPEFRDISSRLDGKFPLPMTGT from the coding sequence ATGAGCCACCTGGCTGAATCCAAACTCAAACTGGCTGTCTTCAAATTCGCGTCCTGCGATGGTTGCCAATTGTCGCTCCTTGACTGTGAAGATGAGCTTTTGACAGTCGCCGGACTGGTGGAGATTGCTTACTTTCTTGAGGCCAGCAGTACCATTGTCAAGGGACCTTACGATATTACTCTGGTAGAGGGTTCCATCACCACGCCACATGATCAGCAGCGCATTCAGGAGATTCGCAGGCAATCGAAGATTCTTATCACCATTGGAGCCTGTGCCACTTCGGGAGGTATTCAGGCTCTGCGGAACTGGGGCGATCACCAGGAGTTTCTCAAGGCAGTCTACGCCAGGCCTGATTACATCTCCAGCCTGGCAAGCTCCACTGCCATTGCTGATCATGTCAAAGTGGAATATGAACTGCGTGGCTGTCCGATCAATCGGCATCAATTGCTCGATGTCATTCGCAGCTTGCTGGCAGGCAGCAAACCCAGGCTGCCTGCTTACGGCGTCTGCGTGGAATGCAAGCTGCGTGGAACGGTCTGCATTGCTGTTGCCCGCGGAGTTCCCTGCCTGGGGCCGTTGACACAGGCAGGATGCGGGGCCATCTGCCCTGCGTATGATCGAGGCTGCTACACCTGTTTTGGCCCTGCTTATCAGGCTAATGCCCGAAGCCTGATTCAACACTATCGATCGCAAGGCATCACAGGCGATAGCCTCATCCCATTGTTACGCAACTACAATGCCCATGCTCCGGAGTTTCGGGACATCAGCAGCAGATTAGATGGCAAATTCCCACTACCGATGACAGGCACATGA
- a CDS encoding hydrogenase maturation nickel metallochaperone HypA, which translates to MHERSLMLALLKQVSSIQEEYGGAAVLEIAVEAGSLSGVEPELLHEAFREFVTQHPQANLTVKTGLVTARCKSCEHKWAMEKFASECPACQSSSVQITGGDAFQLLYVKLME; encoded by the coding sequence ATGCATGAACGATCATTGATGCTGGCTCTCCTCAAGCAGGTAAGCTCCATTCAGGAAGAATATGGGGGAGCTGCAGTGCTGGAAATTGCTGTTGAAGCGGGCAGCTTAAGTGGTGTCGAGCCAGAGTTATTACATGAAGCATTTCGGGAATTTGTAACACAGCACCCACAAGCGAATTTAACTGTGAAGACAGGATTGGTGACAGCACGTTGTAAATCCTGCGAACATAAGTGGGCCATGGAGAAATTTGCTTCGGAATGCCCGGCATGCCAGTCTTCGTCGGTACAGATTACCGGGGGTGATGCGTTTCAGCTGCTTTATGTTAAACTCATGGAATGA
- a CDS encoding 4Fe-4S dicluster domain-containing protein — protein sequence MKPQFLANAELQSLIDLLIVQGYQVVGPTLSQDAIVYDALQSVGELPRGWTDEQQPGHYRLKKREDDQYFGFVVGPHSWKKYLFPPSIKVGTAIRVQLGWKMETPEPVVQKLALLGMRACELAALAVQDRVFLHGPYVDPYYQAQRENLFLIAVNCTQAASTCFCTSMNTGPRCTSGFDLGLTELSDGFIVEVGTTLGETIAKQLHSYEATAEQLRQGEEARAQAERQISKQMDTDGIRDILLNNLNHPRWELVAQRCLSCANCTMVCPTCFCSTVSEVTDLQSEQVDRVRRWDSCFNTDLSYTNGGTVRKTIHDRYRQWMTHKLASWHDQFGTSGCVGCGRCITWCPVGIDITEEVTAIRKSISLPMLHVATGGNST from the coding sequence ATGAAACCACAGTTCCTCGCCAATGCTGAACTTCAGTCGCTGATCGATCTGCTGATCGTACAGGGTTATCAGGTCGTTGGCCCCACCCTCAGCCAGGATGCCATTGTCTATGATGCCCTACAAAGTGTTGGCGAGTTGCCTCGAGGCTGGACGGATGAACAACAGCCAGGCCACTACAGGCTGAAGAAACGGGAAGATGATCAATATTTCGGGTTTGTGGTAGGCCCGCATTCCTGGAAGAAATACCTGTTTCCACCAAGCATCAAAGTGGGCACAGCTATCAGAGTGCAACTAGGCTGGAAAATGGAAACACCTGAGCCAGTTGTGCAGAAACTCGCCTTGCTGGGCATGCGCGCTTGCGAATTGGCAGCGCTGGCTGTGCAGGATCGCGTTTTTCTGCATGGCCCCTATGTCGATCCATATTACCAGGCCCAGCGGGAGAATCTATTCCTGATTGCTGTCAACTGCACCCAGGCTGCATCCACCTGTTTCTGCACCTCGATGAACACGGGGCCACGTTGCACCTCCGGTTTCGATTTGGGCCTTACGGAACTCAGCGATGGCTTCATTGTTGAAGTGGGAACCACATTGGGTGAAACCATTGCGAAACAACTCCACTCATACGAGGCTACCGCGGAACAGTTAAGGCAAGGGGAAGAAGCCAGAGCACAGGCGGAACGTCAGATCAGCAAGCAAATGGATACCGATGGTATACGCGATATACTCCTGAATAACCTGAATCATCCACGATGGGAACTTGTCGCTCAGCGATGTTTATCCTGTGCCAACTGCACGATGGTCTGCCCAACGTGTTTCTGTTCAACTGTCTCGGAAGTGACCGATCTTCAGTCCGAGCAAGTGGACCGTGTCCGACGCTGGGATTCCTGTTTCAATACCGATTTGAGCTATACCAACGGTGGAACGGTACGGAAAACGATTCACGACCGTTACCGTCAGTGGATGACACATAAGCTGGCAAGCTGGCATGACCAGTTTGGCACATCGGGCTGCGTTGGCTGTGGCAGATGTATCACCTGGTGCCCGGTAGGAATCGATATTACCGAAGAGGTTACCGCTATTCGCAAGTCGATTTCACTGCCCATGCTGCATGTCGCAACGGGGGGCAATTCGACATGA
- a CDS encoding Crp/Fnr family transcriptional regulator — protein sequence MSDHHLHRLAASAVVQHYASSTTLFQENMSHHTFYLVVEGTVALDIHIPRRGLKRVLSVGPGEILAWSALLGNGVMTTSAVTIVPATLIAWPAEKFLALCQADHEIGFLMMQRIAQALSRRLTATRLQLLDMYAENEPVVQVH from the coding sequence ATGTCCGATCATCATCTGCATCGGCTTGCAGCCTCGGCAGTGGTGCAGCATTATGCCTCTTCAACAACTTTGTTTCAGGAGAATATGAGTCACCATACCTTTTATCTGGTGGTGGAAGGAACTGTGGCTCTGGATATCCACATCCCGCGGCGTGGACTGAAACGGGTGCTGAGCGTTGGTCCGGGAGAAATACTGGCATGGTCAGCTCTTTTAGGAAATGGTGTAATGACTACTTCTGCTGTCACCATCGTGCCCGCCACGTTAATCGCCTGGCCAGCAGAGAAGTTTCTGGCACTGTGCCAGGCAGATCACGAAATCGGCTTCCTCATGATGCAGCGTATCGCACAGGCACTATCGAGGCGACTGACTGCTACCCGCCTGCAACTGCTCGATATGTATGCTGAGAATGAACCCGTAGTTCAAGTTCACTGA
- a CDS encoding DUF3568 family protein has protein sequence MLAAAGAVAGAGAYAYYQGNYSQMHAAEFGRTWQAAKSALSDLALPVISEHHEGLKGTIKSSLPDGTSISIDLEEQPRIMASDSHQTEVNVRVGTFGDQAQSQKIQQQIQSHIVGQNVTAPPANRLPPLNSTVAPPPPATSTSNATPPPATGPQWKPATATGSQTLPP, from the coding sequence ATGCTGGCTGCTGCGGGTGCCGTAGCTGGAGCCGGAGCGTATGCCTATTACCAGGGCAATTATTCGCAGATGCACGCCGCAGAATTCGGCAGAACCTGGCAGGCTGCCAAGTCAGCGCTCAGCGATCTGGCTTTGCCGGTGATCAGTGAACATCATGAAGGGCTGAAAGGCACCATCAAATCAAGCCTGCCAGATGGCACCAGCATCAGCATCGATCTGGAAGAGCAGCCTCGTATCATGGCAAGCGACAGCCATCAGACCGAAGTGAACGTACGCGTTGGTACCTTTGGCGATCAAGCACAAAGCCAGAAGATTCAGCAGCAGATTCAGTCACACATTGTTGGCCAGAATGTCACAGCTCCACCAGCCAATCGTTTGCCTCCATTGAATTCAACAGTGGCTCCGCCGCCACCTGCGACGAGCACCTCAAATGCCACGCCACCACCTGCGACAGGCCCCCAATGGAAGCCTGCTACCGCAACTGGTTCACAAACACTGCCACCCTAA